Proteins encoded in a region of the Methanobrevibacter sp. genome:
- the comC gene encoding L-sulfolactate dehydrogenase: protein MKIMKDNEMALVKEILAKLGASEEDQQLVAEATIDADLKGFTSHGLGRFPQYLISIKAGTINLEKNITIEKETPAIALINGNSGFGQAVSYKAMQIAIKKAKEVGIACVGVHNTNHFGVTGFYSDLALRENCIGLVIANTDPAIAPLGGKEALIGTNPVALGIPSDSYITVDMATSVTARGKIIESKRKGLDLPDGWALDKDGNPTNDPEAALEGSILPFGGFKGYALALLIEILTGPLVQAGYGHGVTGTASPEKDCTKGDLYIAIDPSKFGDFDEFKANTEDFISQVRATGETVAIPGDLEVKRIADAEANGVAIDKKLYEQLKEICDDLDIDIDSYVEE, encoded by the coding sequence ATGAAGATAATGAAAGATAATGAAATGGCTCTTGTAAAAGAAATACTTGCTAAGCTTGGAGCTAGCGAAGAAGATCAACAATTAGTTGCAGAAGCTACAATAGATGCTGATTTAAAAGGATTTACATCACATGGTCTTGGAAGATTTCCACAATACCTGATTAGTATTAAAGCAGGAACAATAAACTTAGAAAAAAATATCACTATTGAAAAGGAAACTCCTGCAATTGCATTAATCAATGGTAACAGCGGATTCGGACAGGCAGTATCATACAAAGCTATGCAAATAGCAATTAAAAAAGCAAAAGAAGTAGGTATTGCATGTGTAGGAGTTCACAATACAAACCACTTTGGAGTCACAGGATTTTACTCAGATTTGGCATTAAGAGAAAACTGTATCGGACTTGTCATAGCAAACACTGATCCGGCTATTGCACCTTTAGGTGGAAAAGAAGCATTGATTGGAACTAATCCTGTTGCATTAGGTATTCCTTCAGATTCATATATTACCGTAGACATGGCAACTTCAGTGACTGCACGTGGAAAAATCATTGAGTCTAAAAGAAAAGGATTGGATTTACCAGACGGATGGGCATTAGATAAAGATGGAAATCCAACCAACGATCCAGAAGCAGCACTTGAAGGTTCTATATTACCATTTGGTGGATTCAAAGGATATGCACTTGCATTATTAATTGAAATTCTAACTGGACCATTAGTACAGGCAGGTTACGGTCATGGAGTTACCGGTACCGCATCTCCTGAAAAAGATTGTACAAAAGGAGATTTGTATATTGCAATTGATCCTTCTAAATTTGGAGACTTTGATGAATTCAAAGCAAACACTGAAGATTTCATCTCCCAAGTCAGAGCAACCGGTGAAACAGTTGCAATTCCAGGTGATTTAGAAGTCAAAAGAATTGCTGATGCGGAAGCTAATGGTGTAGCAATTGATAAAAAATTATATGAACAATTAAAAGAAATCTGTGACGATTTAGATATCGACATAGATTCCTATGTTGAAGAATGA
- the purM gene encoding phosphoribosylformylglycinamidine cyclo-ligase — protein MVTYSESGVDIDLEAVTVSALADKLKSTLKCRDIITDSGHYAALVRLGDKAIAMSTDGVGSKILIAEMMNKYDTVGIDCIAMVVNDILCVGAEPIALVDYLAVEKPDPKRAAEIAEGLVKGANESKIAIIGGETASLPGIIKDFDLAGTGIGFVDIDKIITGENIQPGNVLIGINSNGIHSNGYSLARKAIFEDAGLTVDDKMPNGETTIGEELIRPTELYVKPIVSLFEKEYNINGLAHITGGGFTNLRRLKKGVGYDINDLPEVPEIFKLIYEQNVDIKEMYKVFNMGVGFVVICEETEADKIMNTIKEYCDCQIIGKVTDDEKITVKAFDDTIIEY, from the coding sequence ATGGTTACTTATTCAGAATCTGGTGTTGATATTGATTTAGAAGCAGTTACTGTATCTGCATTAGCTGATAAACTTAAATCAACATTAAAATGTAGAGATATTATCACTGACAGTGGTCATTATGCAGCTTTAGTACGATTAGGAGATAAGGCAATAGCAATGAGTACTGATGGTGTTGGAAGTAAGATTTTAATTGCTGAAATGATGAACAAATATGATACCGTAGGTATTGACTGCATTGCAATGGTTGTAAACGATATTTTATGTGTCGGCGCAGAACCAATAGCATTAGTTGATTACTTGGCTGTTGAAAAACCTGACCCTAAAAGAGCAGCTGAAATTGCTGAAGGTTTAGTTAAAGGGGCAAATGAATCAAAAATTGCAATCATCGGTGGAGAAACCGCATCATTGCCTGGAATTATCAAAGACTTTGACCTTGCAGGTACAGGTATTGGATTTGTTGACATTGATAAAATAATCACTGGTGAAAACATCCAACCAGGAAATGTATTAATCGGTATCAACAGTAATGGAATTCATTCTAATGGTTACAGTTTAGCCAGAAAAGCAATATTTGAAGATGCAGGATTGACCGTAGATGACAAGATGCCTAATGGTGAAACCACAATCGGTGAAGAGTTAATCCGTCCAACTGAATTGTATGTTAAACCTATTGTTAGCCTATTTGAAAAAGAATATAATATTAATGGACTTGCCCATATTACCGGAGGAGGATTCACCAACCTTAGAAGATTGAAAAAAGGTGTTGGATACGACATTAATGACCTTCCAGAAGTTCCTGAAATATTTAAACTTATTTATGAACAAAACGTTGACATCAAGGAAATGTATAAAGTTTTCAACATGGGTGTCGGTTTTGTTGTAATCTGTGAAGAAACAGAAGCTGATAAAATAATGAATACAATTAAAGAATATTGTGATTGTCAGATAATCGGTAAAGTGACAGATGATGAAAAAATAACCGTCAAAGCATTTGATGACACAATAATTGAATACTAA